GGTCGGATTCACATCCGTCCACGTCGGTAACAGCGGCAACGTTTATGATAACACCAGGATTAAGCTTCGACAGTACCTCCACCGTTGATTCCGCGCGACGAATATCGAGTTCGTCCACGTCCAGCGGTATCGTAGAAATGCCCGATTCCCGCATGAGCCGGACCAGGTCCGACCCGAGCATACCCTTGGCTCCCACTACCGCGTAAGGTTCCCTGGGCCTTGGCATAAAGTTACTCCTTGCCTCATCCATTCAGTTACGGAGGGAGCAAATGCTGTCATTGCGAGCGCAACGAAGCAATCTCTCCCGTCACCATTGAGATTGCTTCGTCGTTTCACTCCTCGCAATGACAGACAGCCGATAAAGCCCTCGCTTAACTGCAAGGTTAGTCCTTGCAGTTCTTAATTGTTGAACTGGCGAGAGTTTTTCAATATGATATGTCGAACTGATACTCCATAACCAGTTGTTATTTCTTCAGATTGATCGTTACCAGATCGCCGAGGCGCGCCCCGTTCAGACAAGGGCGCCCTCCGAAGCGAAAAACCCGGCGGTCTTTCTGCGATCACCTTCTCCTTTCTTATGACACTTATTTTTGGTTACGCGCAAGGTCCGATATGAAAATGATTCTTAGGCAAGCCCTGGACAAGGATCGCCAGGCCATCGAGAGCATCCTCAAACCGTGGACCGACGACGACCCCGAGGTCCTTGATGCCCTTCAGGACGCATTTCGAGCAGATTTGCCCGGAGCGATCCGGTGCAGACTCCTTGAAACTGACAAGACCATCCGCTGCGTCTCTGTCTGGAAGTGGGAAAACAAGGACGAGGTCCGTTTGATTGCGCTTGGGATGGGGCCAGGCGCATCCGAGTTCGGCATTGACAACAGGTTCATCTCGGAAGAAATCCTGGATTGGGCGGATTCCGGGGTCTCGAAGGTCACTGTCGTTCTTCCGGAGATGGTCGCCCCGCCACTAACGGGGAGTTTGAGGACGTCCGGTTTCATATTTGAAGGAATCTCTTCGAGTTGCGGGGTAAAGCAGAATTCGCGCGTCAGATTCTGCAAGCATTTTCTCTACCGCTCGATTCCTTATTCCCAGGTGATGGGTTTTATAAAGGATTTCTTGCTTTCCCTCGGTTATGAGGTGAGAACCGAGGGAGACGGCCTCGGATATCGGATACGTTCAGACCATCGCTTTCCATTTATCTTCAACGCATGGCACCGGATTACCCGCAGCGGTCCTGATATCATAGTGCACCCACCAGCGCGTGTTCTGGAACTCTACGACCTTGAAACGATTTTCTATCCCCTGACCATCCGGACCAGAAACGAAAAACCGCTGCTGATTCCTATGGACAAAAAGAGGGCCTCTCATCTGCTCAATTTGCCTCGCCTGGACGCTCACCAGGGCACCCTGTTCGCCGAGGGCGCGGGGGATGGTCACAGGCAGCTTTTCAGCAATAATCTCACCTACAGCTATCCTGCGGGTCTTCAGGGGATGCGTAGAGGGATGCCCCTGCTGTTCTATGTCAACAGGGTGGGCGCGGTAGGGACAGGACGCTTGGACGACTGGTACCTCGACGAACCCAAGAACCTCTACAACAATCTGGACGAAATGGGCTATTTCGACCCGCAGGACGTTAAAGAGCACGTCGCGTCTTCCGGACCGAATGCCGGCAAGGTCATGGTGATTCGATTCAAATGGTACAGGTCGCTGAAACGAGTTGTCAGCCTCGAAGAAATACGCGGCATCGACGACGGCTTCAACCCGCAACGCACGCGGTCCTTGTCTTCGCAATTCTTCCAGTCCGTGGTCGCAGCGGGAAACAGAGTTTAGTCCTGGGAGTCCTTTGCAACAAGGTTGTCTAAAGCGTTGGCGGCTTTCGTAACTTAGAAACATTTCATTGGTGGCGGCCGGCGTCTCTGCCGGCCTTGCTCGGAAAAAGGGTATCGGCATGACCGTGAAAACTCCGACCCTCACCATGTACCGCGGGAAGCTCCCCCACTGGCGAATGGATGGTTCCACCTATTTTGTCACTTGGCGTTTGGCTGCTTCGCAGTCATCCCTAGAATACGAAGAAAGAACCATTGTAGCAGATGCGATTAAGCACTTCGCTGGAGAGCGATACGATTTGTTGGCCTACGTTGTGATGGATGATCACGTACATGTCGTCGTAGCCCCTGTCCAAGGATTTTCGCTACAGAAAATCCTCCATAGCTGGAAATCATTTACAGCCAGTTGCCTGCAAAAAGATTTCCGAAGAGTCGGAGCCGTCTGGCAGGATGAATACTTCGATCGGATTGTCCGAGACCAAAAAGAACTGATGGAGAAGCTCAATTATATTCTGGATAACCCGGCTAGAAAGTGGCCGGAACTTGAGGAATATATGTGGGTTGGGCATGGTGGCTCCTTGTGAGTAGATGGGCCGGCAGAGACGCCGGCCCCCACCAATGAAATGTCCGTACAGTGGGGGCCGGCGTCTCTGCCGGCCTTGCTCGGAGAAAGAGTATCGAGATGACCGTGAAAACTCCGAGCCTCACCATATCCTTGCATGCTGACATCATAAGGAATTACTGCCGCTTTGAAATGACGAGAGAAGAAGGCAAGCATGATCTACGAGTACAAGGGCATCAGGCCCAGGATAGGAAACAACGTCTTTTTGGCGCCAGGTGTGATCGTCCTCGGGGATGTGGAAATCGGGGAGGACAGTAATCTGTGGTTTTACACGGTGGTTCGCGGGGATGTGTACCCGATAACCATCGGCAAGGCCGTCAACATTCAGGACCACTGCATGCTCCATGTGACAGGGGGAAGGTTCCCCTTGAACCTCGGGGACCGCGTAATAGTGGGACATCGAGCGGCCCTGCACGGCTGCACCATCCAGCCCGACGCGTTGATCGGCATCGGCGCGCTGGTGCTCGACGGGGCCGTGGTGGAACAAGGCGCTGTCGTGGCCGCTGGAGCCGTGGTCTCGCCCGGCACCATAATCCCTGCCAATAAGGTCGCGATCGGAGTCCCTGCGCGCGCTGTCCGGGAAACCACCGATGAAGATAAGGAATACCACAAGGCCAATTCCCGCAGGTACCAGGAATACGCGCGAAACTTCCACAGCATCACTTCCCTGGTCGAAGGTTAGGCATGCCTTTGGTAGGGGCGCCACACGTGTCGCCCTTGGGCGAGGCATGCCTCGCCCCTACAATATCAACCTCTGCACACTACAGCGCATCTACTGTTATCTTGCCCCATTCTCTCAGGCACTCGCCGGTCATTTCATAAACTATTACTTTAAGTATTGACAATATCCATTCGGTATGCTTTATTAATTTCCGTTGCTTGGCAACCGCATCCACTGAAATGGGAGGAGCCGCATGCCTCACTCACACAATATTGATTACTACATCGGCCATATGAACGACGAGTCGCTGGCCGACGCGCTTGCAGACTTTGAGGACCCCCTGGAGGGCCGCTCCGCCGACCTGTTATCCTCCCTGGATATGGACGATGATTTTGCTGAGGATGACCTGGGCCTGGATTTCGACGATTTCTGAAAACCCGCCTCCCGAACCTTACACGCGGCCGGAAAGGGACCATCGCTCTTCCGGCCGTCTTCGTTCTGAATAAAAGCAGAAGAGTTTCACCGCGGAGAACGCAGAGAACGCGGAGGGCAAGGACGCACGGCTGTGCGTCCTTGCCTCTTCTCTGCGCGCTCAGCGATCTCTGCGGTGAAACTCTTCTCCTATGCCGCCAGTCGTGCGCCGATGCTACTTCTCCTTCAAGTTGTTCACCAGTCGACGTATTC
This region of Desulfomonile tiedjei genomic DNA includes:
- a CDS encoding transposase encodes the protein MTVKTPTLTMYRGKLPHWRMDGSTYFVTWRLAASQSSLEYEERTIVADAIKHFAGERYDLLAYVVMDDHVHVVVAPVQGFSLQKILHSWKSFTASCLQKDFRRVGAVWQDEYFDRIVRDQKELMEKLNYILDNPARKWPELEEYMWVGHGGSL
- a CDS encoding gamma carbonic anhydrase family protein, with the translated sequence MIYEYKGIRPRIGNNVFLAPGVIVLGDVEIGEDSNLWFYTVVRGDVYPITIGKAVNIQDHCMLHVTGGRFPLNLGDRVIVGHRAALHGCTIQPDALIGIGALVLDGAVVEQGAVVAAGAVVSPGTIIPANKVAIGVPARAVRETTDEDKEYHKANSRRYQEYARNFHSITSLVEG